The Mycolicibacterium doricum genome includes a region encoding these proteins:
- a CDS encoding glycerophosphodiester phosphodiesterase gives MKTDDGAVGSHPFVVAHRGASADRPEHTLAAYQLALDEGADGVECDVRLTRDGHLVCLHDRRVDRTSSGTGVVSEMTLAELRELDFGSWHASSGPDAGPDITDLLTLERLVELVLDWHRPVKLFIETKHPVRYGALVESKVLALLHRFGIATPASADLSRAVVMSFSAAAVWRIRRAAPMLPTVLLGETSRYLGGSAATTVGATAVGPSIMTLREHPELVDRAAAQGRALYCWTVDHYEDVRYCRDLGVAWLATNHPGRTKDWLQNGLTGAAGTDR, from the coding sequence ATGAAGACGGATGACGGCGCGGTCGGCAGTCATCCGTTCGTCGTCGCGCACCGAGGGGCTTCGGCCGACCGGCCCGAACACACACTGGCGGCTTACCAACTGGCCCTCGATGAGGGTGCGGACGGAGTCGAGTGCGATGTCCGGCTGACCCGCGACGGCCATCTGGTGTGCCTACACGACCGGCGCGTCGACCGGACCTCGTCGGGCACCGGCGTGGTCAGCGAGATGACGCTGGCCGAGTTGCGGGAGCTCGACTTCGGGTCCTGGCACGCCAGTTCAGGACCGGATGCGGGCCCCGACATCACGGATCTGCTGACGCTTGAGCGGCTGGTGGAACTGGTTCTGGACTGGCACCGGCCGGTGAAGTTGTTCATCGAGACGAAACACCCGGTCCGCTACGGGGCGCTCGTGGAGAGCAAGGTGCTCGCGCTGCTGCACCGGTTCGGCATCGCGACACCGGCCTCGGCCGACCTCTCGAGGGCGGTCGTGATGTCGTTCTCCGCTGCCGCGGTGTGGCGGATCCGCCGCGCCGCGCCGATGCTCCCGACCGTGCTGCTCGGCGAGACGTCGCGCTATCTCGGCGGCAGCGCCGCGACGACCGTAGGTGCGACAGCGGTGGGGCCGTCGATCATGACGCTGCGCGAACACCCCGAGCTCGTCGACCGGGCGGCCGCCCAGGGCAGGGCGCTGTACTGCTGGACGGTCGACCACTACGAGGACGTGCGCTACTGCCGCGATCTCGGCGTGGCCTGGTTGGCGACGAACCACCCCGGCCGGACCAAGGACTGGCTGCAGAACGGGTTGACCGGCGCGGCAGGCACCGATCGCTGA